gaattatataaaataatgttgtttgactggaatgatagaagatacatttgcaacactaaccatatatttttgcatgttaagtctttcaggagattgtgtgatatacattaacttaagagttcttaaaataagtttttttttttttttgcactattgaggtgtgttttctctaatactatgcatgtgcagaactgttctgtgtaccagttgaagttgtaagcatgtgaatgcaaaactattattataattttttttattgttatctatacaaaatataatggaccggttcataattccttataacttttaggtctagtttcacagacagggcttggattaagccaggattaggctgtagttaaatttagaacattgaagtagcttttgtaaacatgcatttagaaagagaaaaaaaacacattactgatgtgcatcttgagacaaaaccatggcactgacacctttttttttatttttttttgtaatacccaatagttgccagatgctgtcctgttgaaaattcttctttacgtgatcctggaggaggggtgatgctacattactaagtccgtctttggtttgttccaaattcagaagtctgctgtactgtatacagactcctttcgaaagagggcacaatccagctggcttgactgagtatcttcttttacagatttgattagaggtttaaaaaggtgccataacattacatttctcagttgccatgtctgaatgtttatctttgtaataatgctgttttcatgctcctcatctcaatatacaggtggaacaaaatggagaacaagtctaagccatgtcaggaattcaacaaaatgtacaccctgcagacactgcgacgaggtttacaacaactgcttaccaggtgtgcaaattatgcatgaaaatgtaatcactgctctgtacatgatgacaagatgcaatgggaataatcattaatatggctgtgcatgcatgtctactgttaataaagcaatttaggtattaaagtcaccattttcttatgaatagtaaaatgcagcagctagagttcttcctagaatcaggaagtatgaccggattagcccagttctgtaaacactgcactggctccctatcaaacatcgtatagatattaacatcttcaattatattaatctgtttctttcttattcgaaggtcactgcagtcacccggatccagtacgtatccagaccagatggtggatcgcacctagaaaggacctctacagccctgaaagacagcggagaccaggacaactagagccccagatacagatcccctgtaaagaccttgttttttctccattttgtcaccggtggagttttggttccttgtcgcctctggcttgctttgtTGTGGTcccttcatttacagtgatatcattgacatgattgcaaatgattccacagatactatttaaactgaaccgagctcaaggatgacatcactgaactgaatgataaactgccttttaaactgactacaaactgagtttactaatgtccttctgcattattgactgacacactattttcctatttaatactgtaaagttgctttgctttgagctgtattattaaaagcactatataaataaacgatgcttgacttgaccatgttgcaagaggaaaatgaggggagatgcacatccaccctgggttttacagtgattggtgcaaaatgctggagaagtaactctgtatacctcatcagttctgatctaagagtcttgaaaatacctccggattgttgttagtgattctgattgatattttagtctgcttgcttgctggatatattttatacggtttacattgtaaagcactgactttgacaacttactaacccagttacaaatttaacagctactttatactatatatatatatatatatagttgtttcttgaaatactacaaatataaccgcaaattatgattttaaataaaggtctctgagagacttctctcttttcagtcatttgtgtatatagcctataataaatatacaacatacacccagtaagtgccactctcgtatataaatataaattgttttatttcacacaaacaatgatacatgcataaacattcagctggaaattaacgtttagcaaaatgatcttatttctttgtttatatttgatcaatattttaaatcaaataatatacaatactgaccttttatacttatttaaaaaagtattaaacataatcataagtgtatataattatttatttgtcttgttgccgccggcagcctcctccaatttccgggtattagcgacagctgccatccggttttattggcagccacttcctgctgccagtgacagccacttcctgctgacagctgccgatttttcgctgaaccccctctcAAATAATATGTCTTCACAACTAATCCCAAGCAATAAATTAGTTCAACTTATATTTTGATTTAGTTCATACTTATATTTTTGCCATTCCAAcattttttaattggattttttaCAGTTTAAGCAAAAGATAATTTACTGTTCCAttagcaaaatgaaaatgttctaaTAGACCTGTGCATCTATTGTTTACAGATTACTTTAACATACAGGCTTTAGGGCACAATATTTAATATGCAGTTGTTGTATGTTGtaagtaattttataataattataattgaagCATTTTTATGTTAACTCAACTCAAGTGATTCATCTGTACTGTTCTGTAATGAACTAAATGATTAATATTCAAAATCCAGTTCTTGGTATTTAATGCAGTTTTGACTAAACTGAACTTAATATCCTACACCTACCCAAAGTCAAAATGTGAAATGATAATGGTATCAAATGTGTGTTGCATAACCTTTAGATAGCAAGTTTAAGGTCATGTGAGAATATATGCACATGCAGCCTACTGCACATGCActgtaagaaaaaagaaaaagaaaagaacatgcaTCATAATTATATCTCACCTGCTGAAGTTTTTTTGTTaaggtcttaaaaaaaaaatcaattaaatgcagaatcataagtctttttatttaggatatgaatttcttgtttttctattttaattaatagttttattttaattgatgatTTCTTAATAAAAGTTACTCAGATACTGCAAAGGttaaaatttacttattttttatcaatttaaattttttctaaTTTGAAGTGTAATTTACTGCAAATACATAGAACTCATTCAACATCTGCAGCTAATAAGATTTTAGCATTATAAAAGGCACAAAAACAACTAGTTGCATGAAGCACAAATACTAATTTCATATGAATTAAACACATAAGCAGTAATAGGTACCAATAACATGAACAACTTTGTTTAGCAGTACAATTATTGAGAAATGCAACGCAtgagtaaaataaaatttgacaaacaacaacaatacaattGCCACAAACGTACTGGGAATTTAAACTGGATTATTAGATATTGCTGGGCTGATACCAATCTATTAACTTTTTGTGAGAAAATTTAGCAGGAAAAATGCTCTGTTTTTCGACTGTAAACTGTGAAACAGTCAGGGAAAAGTACAGACGCAAAACATGGGTGAGAAGATGGACAACTGATCAAAACTTCTTTCATGGTTGGAAACCTGCTGTCAAGGTCACAAAGCCTAAAACATACATATTAACAACTCAGCTGCTGGATCTCCCAGGCTGGATCAAAAATTGACAAAGTTTCATATACACTGTTTAAAACTGTGATTTTGTGCTCTAATTTATTCCctatattaatattattggaTCACAATATTAGATTTTCACCAACCGTTGAGGTTTTGCCTTTATATTTTTAAGTCTTATATCTCTTATGTATTTTCTATACAAAGGGTGCCGATGCAACCCTAACATACAGTTTTCACTTCGTGGAAACACAGTGATAGCGTATTCTTTATCAGACTTCAGACATGTCTCTTGGAGCTGATTGGTCAATGGTGGAGCTCTTGGGCGTGAATACATAGGCTGACAGTCCCATAAATACTGCGAGTGAGGAGCGAGACCTTCATCGAACAGGTTCAATCAGCAGTCATGAGATCTTTGGTGTTCCTGGTGCTCCTTGGAGCCGCCTGTGAGTAGAGACTCACATCATTTATGACTTTCACTCTTACAGGTAATTATAGTCAGTATACTGACGATACTCTCTCATTTGTGTAGTTGCTTTGGATGATGACAAGATTGTTGGTGGATATGAATGCGAGCCCTATTCCCAGGCCTGGCAGGCATCTCTGAACATTGGCTACCACTTCTGCGGTGGCTCTCTGGTCAGCGAGTACTGGGTtgtgtctgctgctcactgctaCAAGTCGTAAGTGATGCATTCATAAAGTAGTTCATGTATCAGTCCATTGGTTTTCTCAGTTCTGAGTAAAACACTTTGTCTTCCAGACGCATTGAGGTCCGTTTGGGCGAGCACAACATCGCACTTAATGAGGGAACAGAGCAGTTCATCTCCTCTGAGAAGGTCATCCGCCACCCCAACTATGACTCCTGGACCATTGACAGTGACATCATGCTGATCAAGCTTAGCAAGCCCGCTACCCTCAATCAGTACGTGCAGACTGTGGCCCTGCCCAGTGGCTGTGCCGCCGATGGCACCATGTGCAGAGTTACTGGCTGGGGAAACACCATGAGCTCCAGTGAGTGTCAGGATTCTTACACTTCATGGTCATAGCACTTCAGTTCACTCCATCTCTGTTGATCTTGCTTTCAATTCTATGTAGCTGCTGATTCCAACAAGCTTCAGTGTCTGGAGATCCCCATCCTGTCCGACCGTGACTGCAAGAACTCCTACCCTGGTATGATCACCGATACCATGTTCTGCGCTGGATACCTGGAGGGAGGAAAGGACTCTTGCCAGGTAGAGGATGACAAGATATACCATTGTTGCACGaatattaatagtatttttataataaccAGTTGTTATGTTTGTCTTCTTCAGGGTGACTCTGGTGGCCCTGTGGTGTGTAACGGTCAGCTGCATGGTATTGTGTCCTGGGGTTATGGCTGTGCTGAGAAGAATCATCCCGGTGTCTATGGCAAGGTAATATAGCTGTTGTTGTATGATAATTGTCACAAAGCAACATGTTTGGTTAAATATGAAGCACTTGTATGATTTTTATGAATTATCTTTTCTTCAAGGTCTGCATGTTCAGCCAATGGATCGCCGACACCATGAGCAGCAACTAAAGCTGATTCGACATCACAAACAGCCTCCAAATCTACAATccatcctttttttctttttgttttggagATCAAAAACCTgtgaaaataaaagcatttaaaatattctGCCTTTTCCAAGTGATTATTTAAGTAGCACTGAATATATTGTTTTAAGCACTTTAACAAGGTGACATTTAAATGTATGATGCTCTTAGCAAAAATTACTTGACAAAGCAACACACAACAAAGTTTTCAATATTTCTAGAAAATAATACTGACAAGCAGTTTATGAAGAAGCACAATTATTCTATCAAAAAGAAACAAGCATTTAGGAATCTCCAACAAAGGAAATGTTGAAGGGGATATCTATGACTGTTTACACTGCTAAAAAGTTGGATCCTTATGCTAAACATGACCAAAGTCTCAAAAAGGATTTGGAGGTTTGATGGAGTATTTCTGTGCCAAAGAAACTCCTTCATGGTTTGTACAAGTTTTGGAAAGATTTTTTCGAGTATGGCCCTTTATGACATCATAAAGGCTGGAATTCCTTTTATGTGCAACTCTCTTTAAAAAAAGGCTTGCATACTTAAACCAAAATGAGAGCAAGGGCATGCCCATCGACGTGTTTCATTTGGATTATGGAAATCGTCGGCAACGCAGCACAGGACTTGCTCAATAAGGACTTTACATTTTGTTGTTCAAAAAAAATCAGCAGTcaccaaataagtgtgtttttggtcatGAGGGAAAAATAACCTTGTTCAGCTTACCAAGAACAAAAGCTACGTGAACGCTGTGCATGCTCATgaatctttagctccgcccagaGATGGCTCGTCGACTGTTTCTGCAGATACagctgtatctttcttttataagTCAGATAAAACTTAAAATTCTTCATggatatgaaggatgcaatactattctataggtactcaagattaacatgagagaAAATGTGTCATGTCTCCTTTAAAGACAAGCGTACGGTATATTGTTATTGATATTTGTAAGCAATGCTAGGTTTttgattacttacaaattgtagtagctactgattccaaattacttTTCgataacatttttcattacttatGACGTGActtgtttatcacattgatttaaaaggATAATCTTgaaaaatacaaagagaaagaaGTTGTTATTAACAACTTGGAGGGCATTGAACATTATGCCAAGGTTTCTCAAAATGGGCTTTAAGGAACTGCATGGGTAAGTGAGTTTAAccaaaatctaattaaattataaaaatgtgaaattaatctaaatcattttaaaataccaacaaacaaaataaaacatttacttaaaaataaatatttaatttgtttagagtGTCATGTTACCCATTAACCAAGGTCAGAGAACTTTGacaaaagttaattatttatttattatcttaaaatATCAGGGGGTGCTTCAGGGAAATAAATCATGCAGGTCAAAGAAGTTCAGctgaattttattataattattattattattattttgcattaaatttaaataagaaatgtgaatatgtgcattttaatgtgtttgaaagacagaCTTCTAAAGTAATACATGGTTGCATAAGTCACTGAgcgataattcaaataaaaaggaAGGTGTTTACCAGTAGTTAATGCAGTGTTAAAATTTTGAGAAAACACTACTTAAAGTTTAAATGATTTCTGTAAATCCAATGCCGTGTGTCCTTTTACTTTTCTGGGTAATCATAGTCACCTGACTAGTACCTTGTCtttctttaaatgtatataaGTGGTAGGCTATTTTATAAAGGAAATTTTAATAGatgaaaaagaataattaaagagaatcaataaattatgagcaatttattattattatatgaataattatgTAATCAATTAatagtaactgtagtctgataagagtaaaaacatgaaaatattaaaaatccCATCAGTGATGGGGAAAGGTTTAAAAAAGAGAAAGTTAAGAGAAGCTCTtgctaaatgaaaaaatgtaaatgtaaaaaaaaatgaatatgtcTATGTCATTATGTGTCTATGTCATTATATCAGTGGAttaccagctttctgacagacaggcagaaGCTCGTAAAGCTGGGAAAATTCTCATCCAGTAAACGCACCATCAGCACTGGCGTCCCTCAGGGATTTCtcctctcccctctgctcttctccccaGACACGAACGACTGCACTtcaaaggacccctctgtcaagctcccaaagtttgcagatgacaccacactcatcggcctcattcaggatgaTAATGAGTcagcttacagacaagaggttaaAGAACTGGCTGTCTGGTGCGGTCTTAAAAACCTGGAGCTTAATACActcaaaactgtggagatgaCTGTGGACttcatccagagtgagcaaaagggctggcaaaatcactctggacccctcaccaccagcacacttcctctttgaactgttgccatctggttggCGCTACAGAGCACTGTGCatcagaacgaccagacacatgaacagtttcttccctcaggcaatccatctcataaacatttaacaataaaCGTGGAACAAACACTacttatacacttatttatctaacccACATACTTACTGTAGTTTACGTTTCGAATTTGCACAAAATGtacctgtacatacaaaactattgaaatatacctgtacatacaattGTCAATCTGTATATTGTTCTTCCCTTTTGtactttttgttctgtttgtattattttaatatttgtgcttttgtcatgtcattgtcattctgttgcactgtggaAGCTTCGGTCACGAAAACAGATTCCTCTACATACTGTAATAAACAGTGTGTACTACAAGAAATATGACTGCTGAATATAAAAACTAAGAACACCCAAAATTACATTGAATATAGAGAAAAGTTCAGATGTTGAGCAAACATTGGGTGAGAAGATGGACAGCTGTCGAAAACATGTTTCCCGCTGGAAACTTGCTGACAAGGTCACAAagcttaaaatatacatattcagaCAGGTCATTTGGGGCTAACTGGTCATTGGCGGCCAACTGACAGTCCCATAAATACAGGTAAGAGAGAGCCCTTCATCGAACAGGTTCAATCTGCAATCATGAGGTCTTTGGTGTTCCTGGTGCTCCTTGGAGCTGCCTGTGAGTTATATACTCCATTCACTACTATTATGATTTTAACTCATTTTACAGGTAATTATAGTCAGTATACTGACGATACTCTCTCATTTGTGTAGTTGCTCTGGATGATGACAAGATTGTTGGTGGATATGAATGCGAGCCCTATTCCCAGCCCTGGCAGGTGTCTCTGAACTCTGGCTACCACTTCTGCGGTGGCTCTCTGGTCAACGAGTACTGGGTTGTGTCTGCTGGTCACTGCTACATGTCGTAAGTGACGTCCTCATAGTGTAGTTTAAGCACTGGTTCATTGGTTTCCTCTGGTTCTGAACAGTATTGGTCTTTCAGACGCCTTGAGGTCCGTTTGGGCGAGCACAACATCGCACTTAATGAGGGAACTGAGCAGTTCATCTCCTCTGAGAAGGTCATCTCCCACCCCAGTTATGACTACTGGACCCTTGACAGTGACATCATGCTGATCAAGCTTAGCAAGCCCGCTACCCTCAATCAGTACGTGCAGCCTGTGGCCCTGCCCAGTGGCTGTGCCGCCGATGGCACCATGTGCAGAGTTACTGGCTGGGGAAACACCATGAGCTCCAGTGAGTGTCAGGATTCTTGATGTCACTTCCTTTACACTTCATGGTCATAGCACTTCAGTTCAATCCATCTCTGTTGATCTTGCTTTCAATTCTATGTAGCTGCTGATTCCAACAAGCTTCAGTGTCTGGAGATCCCCATCCTGTCCGACAGCGACTGCAAGAACTCCTACCCTGGTATGATCACCGATACCATGTTCTGCGCTGGATACCTGGAGGGAGGAAAGGACTCTTGCCAGGTAGAGGATGACAAGATATACTGTTGTTGCACGAATATTAATAGTATCTTAATAATGACCAGTTGTTATGTTTGTCTTCTTCAGGGTGACTCTGGTGGCCCTGTGGTGTGTAACGGTCAGCTGCACGGTATTGTGTCCTGGGGTTATGGCTGTGCTGAGAAGAATCATCCTGGTGTCTATGGCAAGGTAATATAGCTGTTGTTGTTTAATAATTGTCACAAAGCAACATGTTTAGTCTATTATGAAGCACTTATATGATTTTTATGAATTCTCTTTTCTTTAAGGTCTGCATGTTCAGCCAATGGATCGCCGACACCATGAGTAGAAACTAAAGCTGATTCAACATCACAAACACCCTTTAAATCTGCAAtccatcagtttttatttttgtagattaAAAACCTGCatgaaaataaaagcattttaaatactcTGCTTTCTCCAAGTGCTTCATTTGTATTTGTTAACGGGCCTACATTTAAATGTATCATGCTTGTAGCAAAACTTACTACAAAAGTAACACACAACAAAGTGCCTATATTATGTCAGCAATTCAGCAGAAGGCTAAAGATACAAGTtgattataatatttgtaataatatttgaattaataaatataattaattaaaaataaactgcaataaATATAAATCATGTAGATACAGTTATTTCATCAGATAGACATTGGAAACAAGAACTTCTATGAATTTCAGATAATGTTCAAGTCAAGCAAGTAGGTCATTGATGATTGTTAGCACTGACATAAATTGTCAATTGTCTTCATTAAACAGCTTCAACATGTTTCTGTAACAACTGTATCCAAActattaattcaattatttatgagGTTTAATCTGAATCACAGCTAAAGAAAGAAATGCTGTCTTgagattttacattttgttgtgttcacaaatGCAATATCGTCTAGTCTGGTGATATGTTGTGTGAATAAAATTAGTTAGTAGGCTAACATTACACATAATAAGGCTTAATATAAGCTATTAACACATTATGACACATTAAACTCTATGATTTACTGAGACCTTTGTCTATTTCTAGTTGCAGTCTACTTCGAGGAGATTATTGTATCCAACTTGATTACAGCTTAACTCATGGCTACAGTGGCCTAGTTCATAACACAATGAAATCACAACACAATTCATACATACAACTAATTTTGGTATGTTGAGCTAATTTTGTGTCGTagattgttttcattattttagtaatttcattgtgttgtaacttgtttccattgtgttgtgctaattttgttgtgtttcggcttgtttacattgtgttgtgCAGTACTGGGCTACCGTTAGAGATGGCACATACAACATGCtacacatttttctgaaaaaatgaCAATACAAATTAATTATTCTGGATGttcttaaaatatgtttaatgaaaCCAATTTTAGGAGGTCAAACATCATGACAATGTAACCGCTTTTGACATTTCTTGTAATCGGAACCTTACTCAGGTGTTTTTTCATCCCGGACTCCTTAGACCGACGCACCATCACACATGCACTTCTGTGCTTCAGCTGTCACCTGAAAGTATAACTTGATACTCTGGatgaaataaacaattctgtTGTTCTCCAGTGTTTGTAATCGCTGATCAAAGAAGTGCTCGTCttgacttttaattatttttcccaGTATCTTTAACGTTGTGTAAGAGAGAGGTTTTATTTTCTGGAGGAGTGTCCTTCACCGCTTCCAGAAATGCGACTCACCCTGCGGGCGTTGATTTCTCATGGCCGGGTGGCCCGAAGGATAGGACTCGGACCTGAGTCCAGAATCAACATGCTTCGGAACATACTCACAGGTCTGGTTCGACACGAGAGAATAGAGACAACAAGAGCCAGAGCCGACGAGGTTCGCTTCTACGCGGAAAAGGCAAGTACAAAACACTGCTTCCAGTTTCAGTATAATCTGTTCGTCTGCTGCTCAGTCTGCCATAAGATgtgctacatttattttacattggaCATTAATATTATTGGgatttaaaacaaaactaaataatattgATTTTGTTAAAATTGGCTAAAATAGTGAAAATCaggtaaatgtgacattttaaaatgtagtaaaaatcCATTAGAAATGCTGTAATAAGTTAAGTTTAAATGTTAATGTACTCTAAAAGTATGCTTGTCTTGtttctattttctctttagtTGATTGATTATGCCAAAAAGGGAGATACTAATGAAAAGTCAATGAAAATGGCTGATTTCTGGCTCACAGTAAGATATAAATAAATCCTTGTTCACACTagaattttatgtgtgtgtgtatgtctcatatataacatttacatgttttatttatccATTCAGGAAAAAGATTTGATCCCCAAACTTTTTAAAGTTCTGGCGGTAAGATTTGAGAATCAGACGGGTGGATATACACGAATGGCCCGCATTCCTAACAGGGAGAATCTGGACCGTGCGTCTATGGCTGTACTGGAGTATAAAGGCAACCCTTTCCCACCGCTGTTCCCCGTGAAACGTGTCAGTGAACTGAACTTGTTAAACCAACTTCTGAAAGcatacagagaagaaaaagctcAAATGGTGTCTGAGAAAAAGGACTTGTGATCTTTAAACACTgtatttctacattatatttcatGTAATAAACCAGTATACATTTCAATAACATCTCATTAAAATTTGCTCTCAGTGTTGTGTATTTTTGGCTGATGCTTAACATATCCAtgactttttaattaatatatgcaAAATGTATATGACTGAATGAGATGTCCTGTAACTGGTCACAAacaatgttttcataattttaaattaCTGTTTTGTCTTCACTACATTTCAAATGATCAGTGAATTTTTGAAAGTACAGATATTCCATATCACAGATAATGAGGTTGTTACATGTCATTCTGCAAACATTACTAAAGATTTGTGTATAGTATGTTACACAGCAGAACACTAGAACAGAATATAAAACATCGTTTTTAAATGACAATGATTTGTCCGTTGTACTTTTACTGTAGCTCCCTTAATTGCTAATCAAACTGCAAaatgaaacacacaaacaagccAATGTTGTAAAACAGACCATTTTAATTTGGCAAAAAGGGTATGCACTGCCAAATCTTTTGACactattaaaatgcattcagtatGAACAGTGCAACAGAAATGTGCTTAACTGAATCTGTGCTCCCAGATGTGATGTGCTAATATATCTATCATACATTCAAAAAGTGTGCTCTCTCTAGGTGTGCACACTCACtgaagaaatgaaaaaaatcatGGCAAAGCCTTTTAAAATCATCTTTTCTGGTTGCTTCCAGACAGAACAAGTTCAGTGTTTATTAAAGGAATGGCTTAATGATTAAGCACAtccattaatacaaaaaaaaaaaaaaaaaaaaaatcaaaccatgGGAacctagattttttttaatgaaatatatttcatagtttttttacataatttataggATTATATGTAAAGCAGGTCAATTTCAGATGGAGATTATATAGGATATGTTGATATATAACAAAATAAGACCCACAACTGGTTGTCTGTTAGATAAATAAAAACCAGCAGTCATAAAGGACATTTTACAGGTAAAACAATCACATTTTACCTGTTCATTTGTCTTTCGCTGTATTGCATTATGGTTGCATTTTCACGGGTCTCTGACGTTAATGAATTTAGTGTTTCAAAACAGTAAAGTGCTCCATGCTGTCAATACAAAGTGTTTCTGTAGGAGTAGAGCTATTTTTTTCATCAGACACTCAAGTAAACAAACCTTAAGATAACCCCAGCAGGCCGAATGAATTTACTTTCTACTCACTGACAGAACAAAAGATCTCCATATCCGCTGAAGACCGCTGTGAGGGTTATTAAATGTACAAATACGTAACAAAATTACTCAGAACTGTTCAAATAGTTTTTGAACTCCACACACTCCTGCACAGAATTGACAATACCATAAAGACTCATATAAAGTCATCATTTATCATCAtcatatatatcatcatttatcATCCGCTTGCGATAAATATGCTCTACATACTGTAACTATAAACAAGTGTGTACTGCATACAAAATGAAGACTGCTATCAGTGAAACCTAGGCACACCCAAAATTACATTGAATATATCAGAATGTAGACAAAGCACAAACATGCATGGCTTACAAATACTGCCTAGTTGTTCCACAGTTAACTTGCCATTGCAGTTTAACATCAGTTTGCAAAGTCTCTAGCTGTATTCGCTTTTATTCaatgtgaataaaaatatataaaacctaaATTGTCTCAACTTTACAGACAAATTGTATACATAAATTctcaaaacatcaaaaaaaaaagtagcaaggGAAATTAATAC
The nucleotide sequence above comes from Carassius gibelio isolate Cgi1373 ecotype wild population from Czech Republic chromosome B16, carGib1.2-hapl.c, whole genome shotgun sequence. Encoded proteins:
- the LOC127975191 gene encoding trypsin-1-like isoform X3; the encoded protein is MRSLVFLVLLGAAFALDDDKIVGGYECEPYSQAWQASLNIGYHFCGGSLVSEYWVVSAAHCYKSRLEVRLGEHNIALNEGTEQFISSEKVISHPSYDYWTLDSDIMLIKLSKPATLNQYVQPVALPSGCAADGTMCRVTGWGNTMSSTADSNKLQCLEIPILSDSDCKNSYPGMITDTMFCAGYLEGGKDSCQGDSGGPVVCNGQLHGIVSWGYGCAEKNHPGVYGKVCMFSQWIADTMSRN
- the LOC127975191 gene encoding trypsin-1-like isoform X1, which produces MRSLVFLVLLGAAFALDDDKIVGGYECEPYSQAWQASLNIGYHFCGGSLVSEYWVVSAAHCYKSRIEVRLGEHNIALNEGTEQFISSEKVIRHPNYDSWTIDSDIMLIKLSKPATLNQYVQTVALPSGCAADGTMCRVTGWGNTMSSTADSNKLQCLEIPILSDRDCKNSYPGMITDTMFCAGYLEGGKDSCQGDSGGPVVCNGQLHGIVSWGYGCAEKNHPGVYGKVCMFSQWIADTMSSN
- the LOC127975191 gene encoding trypsin-2-like isoform X2, which encodes MRSLVFLVLLGAAFALDDDKIVGGYECEPYSQPWQVSLNSGYHFCGGSLVNEYWVVSAGHCYMSRLEVRLGEHNIALNEGTEQFISSEKVISHPSYDYWTLDSDIMLIKLSKPATLNQYVQPVALPSGCAADGTMCRVTGWGNTMSSTADSNKLQCLEIPILSDSDCKNSYPGMITDTMFCAGYLEGGKDSCQGDSGGPVVCNGQLHGIVSWGYGCAEKNHPGVYGKVCMFSQWIADTMSRN
- the mrpl17 gene encoding 39S ribosomal protein L17, mitochondrial translates to MRLTLRALISHGRVARRIGLGPESRINMLRNILTGLVRHERIETTRARADEVRFYAEKLIDYAKKGDTNEKSMKMADFWLTEKDLIPKLFKVLAVRFENQTGGYTRMARIPNRENLDRASMAVLEYKGNPFPPLFPVKRVSELNLLNQLLKAYREEKAQMVSEKKDL